In Lineus longissimus chromosome 9, tnLinLong1.2, whole genome shotgun sequence, one genomic interval encodes:
- the LOC135494007 gene encoding ubiquitin-conjugating enzyme E2 K-like → MANLAVTRIQREFKEVMGAKGQGNEEEFKVKLEFNNETCTSLKGEIDGPPDTPYEGGVYKLDIEIPDTYPFTPPKVKFVTKIWHPNISSVTGAICLDILKDQWAAAMTLRTVLLSLQALMATPEPNDPQDAVVANQYNSDINAYRKTAMHWARVYAGAPPRTEEDECTRKKSQLMDMGFSENQVLVALSTCGWDVERSIEMLFGGNI, encoded by the exons ATGGCTAATCTTGCTGTAACGCGAATCCAGAGAGAATTCAAGGAGGTTATGGGCGCCAAAGGTCAAGGAAACGAG GAGGAGTTCAAGGTGAAATTAGAATTCAACAATGAGACATGTACGAGTTTGAAGGGTGAAATTGACGGACCCCCAGACACGCCATATGAAGGAGGCGTCTATAAATTGGACATTGAAATTCCGGATACATATCCTTTCACGCCTCCAAAG GTAAAATTTGTTACAAAAATCTGGCACCCCAACATAAGTTCAGTCACTGGAGCCATCTGCCTTGATATCCTCAAAGACCAGTG GGCAGCTGCCATGACGTTACGGACTGTTTTACTTTCATTACAAGCATTGATGGCGACGCCAGAACCGAACGACCCACAAGATGCAGTCGTAGCAAACCAGTATAACTCTGATATAAACGCTTACCGAAAAACAGCCATGCATTGGGCACGTGTATATGCTGGTG CTCCACCCCGAACTGAAGAGGATGAGTGTACACGAAAAAAATCACAACTAATGGACATGGGATTTAGTGAG AATCAAGTTTTAGTTGCATTATCAACGTGCGGCTGGGACGTAGAACGTTCCATTGAAATGTTATTTGGCGGCAACATTTGA
- the LOC135493478 gene encoding uncharacterized protein LOC135493478 → MWIKFGLFLVFGLFVVTTARHHHSGRKSCERRFRGCSVAARQCVCGTAVDCHNPFPYKSRHECQADITGGLDKCQHVDCGKGMCLQSKRYSRRKAICDCWGTGSWGKRCEYECPPVKSYIGENGVMDNYPEQCLTI, encoded by the exons ATGTGGATAAAGTTTGGCCTCTTTCTTGTTTTTG GTCTGTTCGTGGTGACGACTGCAAGACATCATCATTCGGGGAGAAAGAGCTGCGAAAGACGATTCCGAGGTTGTTCCGTCGCTGCCCGCCAATGTGTATGTGGTACGGCCGTAGATTGTCATAACCCTTTCCCCTACAAGTCACGACATGAATGTCAGGCTGATATAACAG gTGGTCTTGACAAGTGCCAGCATGTTGATTGTGGAAAGGGAATGTGCCTCCAGTCCAAAAGATACAGCAGGCGGAAGGCCATCTGCGATTGTTGGGGAACTGGATCCTGGGGGAAGCGATGTGAATATG AATGTCCACCGGTGAAGTCGTACATTGGAGAAAATGGAGTGATGGATAACTACCCCGAGCAGTGCTTGACCATCTAA
- the LOC135493182 gene encoding ribose-phosphate pyrophosphokinase 2 isoform X1, whose product MAAIRFQNLETFLETVCEIKPKKMPNIKIFGGTSHPELAHNVAARLGLELGKVVSKKFSNQETCVEIGESVRGEDVYIIQSGCGEVNDMLMELLIMINACKIASSCRVTAVIPCFPYARQDKKDKSRAPISAKLVANMLSVSGADHIITMDLHASQIQGFFDIPVDNLYAEPAVLKWIRENIPEWKNSCIVSPDAGGAKRVTSIADRLNVDFALIHKERRKANEVASMTLVGDVRDRVAILVDDMADTCGTVCLAAQKLHEAGATKIYAVCTHGILSGPALSRINNSLFEAVVVTNTIPQESNMKQTSKLQMIDIGLILAEAIRRTHNGESVSYLFSNVPL is encoded by the exons ATGGCCGCTATCCGATTTCAGAATCTGGAAACTTTTCTGGAAACGGTTTGCGAAATAAAACCTAAAAAAATGcccaatatcaaaatatttggtGGAACCTCCCATCCTGAATTGGCACATAATGTTGCAGCACGTCTGGGACTCGAGCTTGGGAAGGTTGTCTCCAAGAAATTCAGCAACCAGGAGACTTG TGTCGAGATTGGTGAGTCTGTACGTGGAGAAGATGTCTACATCATCCAGAGTGGTTGTGGTGAGGTGAACGACATGTTGATGGAGCTCCTGATCATGATCAACGCTTGCAAGATTGCCTCATCCTGTCGTGTCACGGCCGTCATTCCGTGCTTTCCTTATGCTCGACAAGACAAGAAAGACAAG AGCAGAGCTCCCATATCAGCCAAGCTTGTAGCCAACATGTTGTCGGTATCTGGAGCCGACCATATCATTACTATGGATCTCCACGCCTCACAGATTCAAGGATTCTTCGACATTCCTGTTGATAACCTTTACGCTGAGCCTGCCGTTCTGAAATGGATTCGTGAGAACATTCCAGAATGGAAGAACAGTTGTATTGTATCACCTGATGCTGGTGGTGCAAAACG TGTGACTTCAATTGCTGATCGCCTGAATGTAGACTTTGCCTTGATTCACAAAGAACGACGAAAAGCTAATGAAGTAGCGTCGATGACGTTGGTAGGAGACGTGCGAGATCGTGTGGCGATCCTAGTTGATGACATGGCAGACACTTGTGGCACAGTCTGCTTAGCTGCTCAGAA GTTGCATGAGGCTGGAGCAACAAAGATCTATGCTGTTTGTACCCATGGCATCCTGTCGGGACCCGCACTGTCTCGTATCAACAACTCGTTATTTGAAGCCGTCGTGGTGACCAACACTATTCCACAGGAGTCGAACATGAAACAGACAAGTAAACTGCAG ATGATAGACATTGGCTTGATTCTAGCTGAAGCAATACGACGAACCCACAACGGTGAATCTGTGTCCTACTTGTTTAGTAATGTTCCATTGTAG
- the LOC135493182 gene encoding ribose-phosphate pyrophosphokinase 2 isoform X2, with amino-acid sequence MAAIRFQNLETFLETVCEIKPKKMPNIKIFGGTSHPELAHNVAARLGLELGKVVSKKFSNQETCVEIGESVRGEDVYIIQSGCGEVNDMLMELLIMINACKIASSCRVTAVIPCFPYARQDKKDKSRAPISAKLVANMLSVSGADHIITMDLHASQIQGFFDIPVDNLYAEPAVLKWIRENIPEWKNSCIVSPDAGGAKRVTSIADRLNVDFALIHKERRKANEVASMTLVGDVRDRVAILVDDMADTCGTVCLAAQKLHEAGATKIYAVCTHGILSGPALSRINNSLFEAVVVTNTIPQESNMKQTSKLQAIDISMMLAEAIRRTHNGESVSYLFSNVPL; translated from the exons ATGGCCGCTATCCGATTTCAGAATCTGGAAACTTTTCTGGAAACGGTTTGCGAAATAAAACCTAAAAAAATGcccaatatcaaaatatttggtGGAACCTCCCATCCTGAATTGGCACATAATGTTGCAGCACGTCTGGGACTCGAGCTTGGGAAGGTTGTCTCCAAGAAATTCAGCAACCAGGAGACTTG TGTCGAGATTGGTGAGTCTGTACGTGGAGAAGATGTCTACATCATCCAGAGTGGTTGTGGTGAGGTGAACGACATGTTGATGGAGCTCCTGATCATGATCAACGCTTGCAAGATTGCCTCATCCTGTCGTGTCACGGCCGTCATTCCGTGCTTTCCTTATGCTCGACAAGACAAGAAAGACAAG AGCAGAGCTCCCATATCAGCCAAGCTTGTAGCCAACATGTTGTCGGTATCTGGAGCCGACCATATCATTACTATGGATCTCCACGCCTCACAGATTCAAGGATTCTTCGACATTCCTGTTGATAACCTTTACGCTGAGCCTGCCGTTCTGAAATGGATTCGTGAGAACATTCCAGAATGGAAGAACAGTTGTATTGTATCACCTGATGCTGGTGGTGCAAAACG TGTGACTTCAATTGCTGATCGCCTGAATGTAGACTTTGCCTTGATTCACAAAGAACGACGAAAAGCTAATGAAGTAGCGTCGATGACGTTGGTAGGAGACGTGCGAGATCGTGTGGCGATCCTAGTTGATGACATGGCAGACACTTGTGGCACAGTCTGCTTAGCTGCTCAGAA GTTGCATGAGGCTGGAGCAACAAAGATCTATGCTGTTTGTACCCATGGCATCCTGTCGGGACCCGCACTGTCTCGTATCAACAACTCGTTATTTGAAGCCGTCGTGGTGACCAACACTATTCCACAGGAGTCGAACATGAAACAGACAAGTAAACTGCAG GCTATCGACATTTCCATGATGTTGGCAGAGGCTATTCGCCGAACGCACAATGGCGAGTCAGTCTCGTATCTCTTCAGCAATGTTCCTTTATAA
- the LOC135494005 gene encoding bifunctional phosphoribosylaminoimidazole carboxylase/phosphoribosylaminoimidazole succinocarboxamide synthetase-like, with amino-acid sequence MNDGAGDGLSLGKVVIEGKTKVVYEVPAHPGQVLLVSKDRITAGDGARSHDLEGKAAISTATCAKIFEFLNNAGVKTHFIRQHGEKSFLARHCDMVPIEWVTRRVATGSFLRRHVGVKEGFRFCPPKQETFFKDDENHDPQWSYEQLIDAKLDIGGHVIGADEVAIMERMTLCVFEILEHAWQSLNCSLIDMKVEFGIDKETGEILLADIIDSDSWRLWPAGDKRLMKDKQVYRDLKTVTSEALDTVKRNFAWVAEQVKSLHPKPHARAVIVMGSPTDLSYGEKIGKVLKSLAIPYDIRVSSAHKGTDATLRILADYEGLGIPTVFIAIAGRSNGLGPVLAGNSTWPVINAPPLTPEWASEDVWSSLRLPSGIGCGTVITPDGAAVAAAQMLALSDHVVWSNLRAKQLNTWVGLKMADQDLVKKLQAQNEGVANGVH; translated from the exons GTCTCAGCCTTGGGAAGGTGGTCATCGAGGGCAAAACAAAAGTTGTCTACGAAGTTCCAGCACATCCAGGTCAAGTATTGCTCGTATCGAAAGACCGTATAACAGCTGGGGACGGAGCGAGGTCACATGACTTGGAGGGGAAGGCAGCAATCTCTACGGCAACATGCGCAAAgatctttgaatttttgaaCAACGCTGGTGTTAAGACGCACTTCATCCGCCAACATGGGGAAAAGAGTTTTCTTGCAAGACATTGTGATATGGTTCCGATTGAGTGGGTAACAAGACGGGTCGCTACGGGATCGTTCTTGCGTCGCCATGTGGGCGTCAAAGAGGGCTTCAGATTCTGCCCTCCGAAACAGGAAACTTTCTTCAAG GATGATGAGAACCATGATCCCCAGTGGTCTTACGAGCAACTGATTGATGCCAAGTTGGACATCGGTGGGCATGTGATCGGTGCTGATGAGGTTGCGATCATGGAGAGGATGACACTGTGTGTGTTTGAGATCCTCGAACATGCCTGGCAGTCGTTGAATTGTAGTCTGATTGACATGAAGGTAGAGTTTGGAATCGATAAGGAAACTG GCGAGATTCTTTTGGCTGACATCATCGATAGTGATTCATGGCGTCTTTGGCCAGCCGGTGACAAGAGACTCATGAAGGACAAACAGGTTTACCGTGATTTGAAGACGGTCACGTCAGAGGCCTTGGATACGGTGAAGAGGAACTTTGCGTGGGTTGCTGAGCAGGTCAAG agCTTGCACCCAAAACCCCATGCCAGGGCTGTGATTGTGATGGGCTCTCCCACTGACCTCTCATATGGAGAAAAGATCGGCAAAGTCCTGAAAAGTCTTGCTATTCCCTATGATATCCGGGTATCGTCTGCTCACAAGGGGACTGATGCAACACTCAGGATTCTGGCCGATTATGAAG GTCTTGGTATTCCTACTGTGTTCATCGCCATCGCTGGTCGCAGTAACGGCCTTGGTCCCGTCCTCGCTGGCAACTCTACCTGGCCCGTCATCAACGCCCCTCCACTCACTCCAGAATGGGCTTCGGAAGATGTATGGTCATCTCTGAGACTTCCTTCAG GTATTGGCTGCGGGACCGTAATCACACCAGATGGAGCTGCAGTCGCTGCAGCGCAGATGCTTGCCTTGTCTGACCATGTCGTCTGGTCCAACCTCCGAGCTAAACAACTCAACACTTGGGTCGGATTGAAAATGGCTGACCAGGACCTCGTAAAGAAGCTGCAGGCTCAAAATGAAGGGGTGGCAAATGGAGTACATTAG